Proteins co-encoded in one Paracoccus aestuarii genomic window:
- a CDS encoding acyl carrier protein: MSDIADRVKKIVVEHLGVDEDKVVESASFIDDLGADSLDTVELVMAFEEEFGIEIPDDAAETIQTVGDAVNFIKGAV; this comes from the coding sequence ATGAGCGATATCGCTGATCGCGTGAAGAAGATCGTGGTCGAGCATCTGGGTGTCGACGAGGACAAGGTGGTCGAATCCGCTTCGTTCATCGACGATCTGGGTGCCGACAGCCTCGACACCGTCGAGCTGGTGATGGCCTTCGAGGAAGAGTTCGGGATCGAGATCCCCGACGACGCCGCCGAGACCATCCAGACCGTCGGCGACGCGGTGAACTTCATCAAGGGCGCGGTCTGA
- the polA gene encoding DNA polymerase I, translated as MDEVIMGERFGKGCHLHLIDGSAFIFRAYHALPPLTRKSDGLPVGAVAGFCNMLWRYVQTDDGHTAPTHAAVIFDHSSKTFRNEIYPAYKAQRPEPPEDLRPQFPLTRDATRAFNIACIETEGYEADDIIAAMAVAARNAGGTATIISSDKDLMQLIGDGVDMLDPIKNKLIGPDEVFEKFGVGPDRVVDVQALAGDAVDNVPGAPGIGIKTAALLIQEYGDLETLLERAEEIKQPKRRQTLIEHAEQIRISKRLVQLDCDTPLDVTLESLEVKAPDADRLLAFLSEMEFRTLTNRVAESLGAEAPAVQAAPASEAPAAPDQPAIDVAGYETVTTPDALDTWIAAIRDAGQVAIDTETTGLDEMQADLVGISLATAPGRACYIPLGHVAGGDDLFGQSARVDGQLDPATVLAALKPVLEDMSILKIGQNLKYDWKMLARHGIRVTPVADTMLMSYALNAGTHNHGMDELAERYLGHKCIPIKDLIGSGKSQINFAQVAIDKAAPYAAEDADITLRLYQHFAPMLPVEGVSTVYHTLERPMIPVLAQMEMAGIRIDTDVLKRMSNAFAQKMAGLEDEIHGLAGQSFNIGSPKQLGEILFDKMGLSGGKQGKTGAFSTSADVLEDLAAEGHDLPARVLDWRQISKLKSTYTDALPTYVNAETGRVHTSYSITGAQTGRLSSTEPNLQNIPIRTEEGRRIRQAFIAPEGYRLVALDYSQIELRILAHVADIPALKQAFREGIDIHAMTASQMFGVPVEGMDPMIRRQAKAINFGVIYGISGFGLSRNLRIPRAEAQSFIDTYFERFPEIRAYMDKTVADAKQDGYVTTLFGRRINTPGINQSGPAAGGARRAAINAPIQGAAADIIRRAMIRMPDAIADLPARMLLQVHDELVFEVEEGAADALIDRARDVMEGAAEPSVRLSVPLVVDAGQGATWAEAH; from the coding sequence ATGGATGAGGTGATCATGGGCGAGCGTTTCGGCAAGGGCTGTCATCTGCATCTGATCGACGGATCGGCCTTCATCTTTCGCGCCTATCACGCGCTGCCGCCCCTGACGCGCAAATCGGACGGGTTGCCGGTGGGTGCGGTCGCGGGGTTCTGCAACATGCTGTGGCGCTATGTGCAGACCGATGACGGGCATACCGCGCCGACCCATGCGGCGGTGATCTTTGACCATTCGTCCAAGACCTTCCGCAACGAAATTTATCCCGCCTACAAGGCGCAGCGCCCCGAGCCGCCCGAGGATCTGCGCCCGCAATTCCCGCTGACCCGCGACGCGACCCGCGCCTTCAACATCGCCTGCATCGAGACCGAGGGCTATGAGGCCGACGACATCATCGCGGCCATGGCCGTTGCCGCCCGCAACGCCGGGGGCACGGCCACGATCATCAGCAGCGACAAGGACCTGATGCAGCTGATCGGCGACGGCGTCGACATGCTGGATCCCATCAAGAACAAGCTGATCGGCCCCGACGAGGTCTTCGAGAAGTTCGGCGTCGGACCCGACCGCGTGGTCGACGTGCAGGCGCTGGCCGGTGACGCGGTCGACAACGTGCCGGGCGCGCCGGGCATCGGCATCAAGACCGCGGCCCTGCTGATCCAGGAATACGGTGATCTGGAGACGCTGCTGGAGCGCGCCGAGGAGATCAAGCAGCCCAAACGGCGCCAGACCCTGATCGAGCATGCCGAGCAGATCCGCATCAGCAAGCGCTTGGTGCAGCTGGATTGCGACACGCCGCTGGACGTGACGCTGGAGTCGCTTGAGGTGAAGGCGCCTGATGCCGACCGCCTGCTGGCATTCCTGTCCGAGATGGAGTTCCGCACGCTGACCAATCGGGTCGCGGAGAGCCTGGGCGCCGAGGCCCCGGCCGTGCAGGCCGCGCCCGCCAGCGAGGCCCCCGCCGCGCCGGACCAGCCCGCCATCGACGTGGCGGGCTATGAGACGGTGACCACCCCTGATGCGCTGGACACCTGGATCGCGGCAATCCGCGACGCGGGGCAGGTCGCCATCGACACCGAGACCACGGGCCTGGACGAGATGCAGGCCGATCTGGTGGGCATCAGCCTGGCCACAGCGCCGGGGCGGGCGTGCTATATCCCCCTGGGCCATGTGGCGGGGGGCGACGATCTGTTCGGGCAATCCGCGCGGGTTGACGGCCAGTTGGACCCCGCGACCGTGCTGGCCGCGCTGAAGCCGGTGCTGGAGGACATGTCGATCCTGAAGATCGGCCAGAACCTGAAATACGACTGGAAGATGCTGGCCCGCCACGGCATCCGGGTGACCCCGGTCGCCGATACGATGCTGATGTCCTATGCGCTGAACGCGGGCACCCACAATCACGGCATGGACGAGCTGGCCGAACGCTATCTGGGCCATAAATGCATTCCCATCAAGGATCTGATCGGGTCCGGCAAGAGCCAGATCAACTTCGCCCAGGTCGCCATCGACAAGGCCGCCCCCTATGCGGCCGAGGATGCGGATATCACGCTGCGCCTCTATCAGCATTTCGCGCCGATGCTGCCGGTGGAGGGGGTCTCGACCGTCTATCACACGCTGGAACGCCCGATGATCCCGGTGCTGGCGCAGATGGAGATGGCGGGCATCCGCATCGACACGGACGTGCTGAAACGCATGTCGAACGCCTTCGCCCAGAAGATGGCCGGGCTGGAGGATGAGATCCACGGGCTGGCGGGGCAGAGCTTCAACATAGGCAGCCCCAAGCAGCTGGGCGAGATCCTGTTCGACAAGATGGGACTGAGCGGCGGCAAGCAGGGCAAGACCGGGGCGTTTTCCACCAGCGCCGACGTGCTGGAGGATCTGGCCGCCGAGGGCCACGACCTGCCCGCGCGGGTGCTGGACTGGCGCCAGATCAGCAAGCTGAAATCGACCTATACCGACGCGCTGCCCACCTATGTGAATGCCGAGACGGGGCGCGTCCATACCAGCTATTCGATCACCGGGGCGCAAACGGGGCGGCTGTCATCCACCGAGCCGAACCTGCAGAACATCCCCATCCGGACCGAGGAGGGGCGCCGCATCCGCCAGGCCTTCATCGCGCCGGAGGGCTACCGGCTGGTCGCGCTGGACTACAGCCAGATCGAGCTGCGGATCCTCGCGCATGTGGCCGACATCCCGGCGCTGAAGCAGGCCTTCCGCGAGGGGATCGACATTCATGCCATGACCGCCAGCCAGATGTTCGGCGTCCCCGTCGAGGGGATGGACCCCATGATCCGGCGTCAGGCCAAGGCGATCAATTTCGGGGTGATCTACGGCATCTCGGGGTTCGGCCTGTCCCGGAACCTGCGCATCCCGCGGGCCGAGGCGCAGAGCTTCATCGACACCTATTTCGAGCGTTTCCCCGAGATCCGCGCCTATATGGACAAGACGGTCGCGGATGCGAAGCAGGACGGGTATGTGACGACCCTGTTCGGGCGGCGCATCAATACGCCGGGCATCAACCAATCCGGCCCCGCGGCGGGCGGCGCGCGGCGCGCGGCCATCAACGCGCCAATCCAGGGGGCTGCGGCCGACATCATTCGCCGCGCGATGATCCGCATGCCGGATGCCATCGCCGATCTGCCTGCGCGGATGCTGCTGCAGGTCCATGACGAACTGGTCTTCGAGGTCGAGGAGGGCGCCGCCGACGCCCTGATCGACCGCGCCCGCGACGTGATGGAGGGGGCGGCCGAACCCTCGGTCCGCCTGTCCGTGCCGCTGGTCGTCGATGCGGGGCAGGGGGCGACCTGGGCCGAGGCGCATTGA
- the fabG gene encoding 3-oxoacyl-ACP reductase FabG, whose protein sequence is MFDLTGKCALVTGASGGIGGAVAEALHGAGATVALSGTREAPLRALAEKLGERAHVVTADLGDAESVLALPKAAAEAMGSVDILVNNAGITRDNLFMRMSDEEWAQVLEVNLTSTFRLSRAVLRGMMKARWGRIVNITSVVGATGNPGQGNYAAAKAGVVGMSKSLAYEVASRGITVNCVAPGFIATAMTDKLTDDQKGKILTQIPAGAMGRPEDIAAAVLYLASPAAGYVTGATLHVNGGMAMV, encoded by the coding sequence ATGTTCGATCTGACGGGAAAATGCGCGCTGGTGACGGGTGCGTCGGGCGGGATCGGCGGGGCGGTCGCCGAGGCGCTGCACGGGGCCGGCGCGACCGTCGCCCTGTCGGGCACGCGCGAGGCGCCGCTGCGCGCGCTGGCCGAGAAGCTGGGCGAGCGGGCCCATGTGGTCACCGCGGATCTGGGGGATGCGGAATCCGTCCTGGCGCTGCCCAAGGCCGCCGCCGAGGCGATGGGTTCGGTCGACATCCTGGTCAACAATGCCGGCATCACCCGCGACAACCTGTTCATGCGCATGTCCGACGAGGAATGGGCCCAGGTGCTGGAGGTCAACCTGACCAGCACCTTCCGGCTGTCGCGCGCGGTGCTGCGGGGCATGATGAAGGCGCGGTGGGGGCGGATCGTCAACATCACCTCGGTCGTGGGGGCCACGGGCAATCCGGGGCAGGGCAACTATGCCGCCGCCAAGGCGGGGGTCGTGGGGATGTCGAAATCCCTGGCCTATGAGGTCGCCAGCCGCGGGATCACCGTGAACTGCGTGGCGCCCGGTTTCATCGCCACGGCCATGACCGACAAGCTGACCGACGACCAGAAGGGCAAGATCCTGACCCAGATCCCCGCCGGCGCCATGGGCCGTCCCGAGGACATCGCCGCCGCCGTGCTGTATCTGGCCAGCCCCGCGGCGGGCTATGTCACCGGGGCCACGCTGCATGTGAATGGCGGCATGGCGATGGTCTGA
- a CDS encoding DUF2256 domain-containing protein, translated as MPKMRRKSDLPRKTCAACGLPFTWRKKWERDWENVRYCSDRCRRAKPAGGAPGGRAAPV; from the coding sequence ATGCCCAAGATGCGCCGAAAATCCGACCTGCCCCGCAAGACCTGCGCGGCCTGCGGGCTGCCCTTCACCTGGCGCAAGAAATGGGAGCGGGACTGGGAGAACGTGCGCTACTGCTCGGACCGCTGCCGCAGGGCGAAACCCGCGGGCGGGGCGCCGGGCGGCCGCGCCGCCCCGGTTTGA
- the dps gene encoding DNA starvation/stationary phase protection protein Dps: MPVNLEGLSDNARKTAIDELNGRLADGLALALAIKQAHWNVKGPNFIAIHELFDTVRTNLDPHLDEFAERVQQLDGTARGTAEVVAEASGLEPYPTDLTKAEDHLRAICARMRAHGANLRQAIAAVGDAGDEDTADILTAASRTADKDLWFLESHLE, translated from the coding sequence ATGCCGGTCAATCTGGAAGGCCTGAGCGACAATGCCCGCAAGACGGCGATCGACGAGCTGAACGGCCGGCTGGCCGACGGGCTGGCCCTGGCGCTGGCGATCAAGCAGGCGCATTGGAACGTGAAGGGCCCGAACTTCATCGCCATCCACGAGCTGTTCGACACGGTGCGCACCAACCTGGACCCGCATCTGGACGAATTCGCGGAGCGCGTCCAGCAGCTGGACGGCACCGCCCGCGGCACCGCCGAGGTCGTGGCCGAGGCATCCGGGCTGGAGCCTTATCCCACCGACCTGACCAAGGCCGAGGATCACCTGCGGGCGATCTGTGCGCGGATGCGGGCGCATGGGGCCAATCTGCGCCAAGCGATCGCCGCCGTGGGCGATGCGGGGGACGAGGATACGGCCGATATCCTGACCGCGGCCTCGCGCACCGCCGACAAGGACCTGTGGTTCCTGGAGAGCCATCTGGAGTGA
- a CDS encoding zinc-finger domain-containing protein → MSRPAPVTEVVTRWRVCCDGDDALGLGHPRVWLAISPDLGFVDCGYCDKRFVIDRDHAGDEH, encoded by the coding sequence CTGAGCCGACCGGCCCCGGTGACCGAGGTGGTGACCCGCTGGCGGGTCTGCTGCGACGGCGACGACGCCCTGGGCCTGGGCCATCCGCGGGTCTGGCTGGCGATCAGCCCGGATCTGGGCTTTGTCGATTGCGGCTATTGCGACAAGCGCTTCGTCATCGACCGCGATCACGCGGGCGACGAGCACTGA
- the ndk gene encoding nucleoside-diphosphate kinase — protein MAIERTLSIIKPDATRRNLTGKINAKFEDAGLRIVAQKRIKLSAEQAGKFYEVHKDRPFYGELVEFMASEPVVVQVLEGENAIAKNREVMGATNPEQADAGTIRKEFALSVGENSVHGSDAPETAKEEIAFFFSGLELVG, from the coding sequence ATGGCCATCGAACGCACGCTTTCCATCATCAAGCCCGACGCCACCCGCCGCAACCTGACCGGCAAGATCAACGCCAAGTTCGAGGATGCCGGCCTGCGCATCGTCGCGCAGAAGCGCATCAAGCTGTCGGCCGAACAGGCGGGCAAGTTCTACGAGGTCCACAAGGACCGTCCCTTCTATGGCGAGCTGGTCGAGTTCATGGCCTCCGAACCCGTCGTCGTGCAGGTTCTGGAAGGCGAGAACGCCATCGCCAAGAACCGCGAAGTGATGGGCGCCACCAATCCCGAGCAGGCCGATGCCGGCACCATCCGCAAGGAATTCGCCCTGTCGGTCGGCGAGAATTCGGTCCACGGCTCGGACGCCCCCGAGACCGCCAAGGAGGAGATCGCGTTCTTCTTCTCGGGCCTCGAACTGGTCGGCTGA
- a CDS encoding DUF5928 domain-containing protein yields the protein MARIAFILLTHKDPDGVIDQARRLTATGDYVAIHFDRRAPKAMFQQVRDALADHPGVVFARRRVRCGWGEWSLVAATLEALRAAEAAFPQATHFYMLSGDCMPIKSAEYARRVLDAEDCDYIESFDFHKGDWIKIGLKEERLIYRHWFNERRQKRLFYASMDLQRRFGLTRAVPRDLQVMIGSQWWCLRRQTVEAILALIRDRPEIPRFFSTTWIPDETFFQTLVAHLVPKRQIRTRTLTFLIFSDYGMPTTFYNDHYDFLLRQDYLFARKISPEALDLRARLGALWQAEGQQFTIAAEGRRLFTFLTGRGRVGRRFAPRFWETDGSLGAERVVQIVVAKKWHIAKRLTDAIRGLTPIPAVDYVFNEEDAHLPDMGGVATSLDKRTRHRRALVKLMFDQFEADRLVFCVDPSALDLIADFDKDRAETRVLFVDSRFDDDYIRGHMGRVGLVSADAPPEIVEALLPVVRSDLEHEADRLKEAGFRNLSIISEQAPPERNAQALAAFLAVPPDTAQALAETPHLFAD from the coding sequence ATGGCACGGATCGCCTTTATCCTGCTGACCCACAAGGACCCCGACGGGGTGATCGACCAGGCGCGGCGGCTGACGGCCACGGGCGACTATGTCGCGATCCATTTCGACCGGCGGGCCCCCAAGGCGATGTTCCAGCAGGTGCGCGACGCCTTGGCCGATCATCCCGGCGTCGTCTTCGCGCGGCGGCGCGTGCGATGCGGGTGGGGCGAATGGTCCCTGGTCGCCGCCACCCTGGAGGCCCTGCGCGCGGCCGAGGCGGCCTTTCCCCAAGCCACCCATTTCTACATGCTGTCGGGCGACTGCATGCCCATCAAGTCGGCGGAATATGCGCGGCGCGTCCTGGATGCCGAGGATTGCGACTACATCGAGAGCTTCGATTTCCACAAGGGCGACTGGATCAAGATCGGCCTCAAGGAGGAGCGGCTGATCTATCGCCACTGGTTCAACGAGCGGCGGCAGAAACGGCTGTTCTATGCCAGCATGGACCTGCAGCGGCGGTTCGGCCTGACGCGGGCGGTGCCGCGCGACCTGCAGGTGATGATCGGGTCGCAATGGTGGTGCCTGCGCCGCCAGACGGTCGAGGCGATCCTGGCCCTGATCCGCGACCGCCCCGAGATCCCGCGGTTCTTCAGCACGACCTGGATCCCGGACGAGACCTTCTTTCAGACCCTGGTCGCGCATCTGGTGCCCAAGCGCCAGATCCGCACCCGCACGCTGACCTTCCTGATCTTCAGCGATTACGGGATGCCCACGACCTTCTACAACGACCATTACGATTTCCTGCTGCGCCAGGATTACCTGTTCGCCCGCAAGATCAGTCCCGAGGCGCTGGACCTGCGCGCGCGGCTCGGGGCGCTGTGGCAGGCCGAGGGGCAGCAGTTCACCATCGCGGCCGAGGGGCGGCGGCTGTTCACCTTCCTGACCGGGCGGGGCCGGGTCGGGCGCCGCTTCGCGCCGCGCTTCTGGGAAACCGATGGCAGCCTGGGCGCGGAACGGGTGGTCCAGATCGTGGTGGCCAAGAAATGGCACATCGCGAAACGCCTGACCGATGCCATCCGCGGGCTGACCCCGATCCCGGCCGTCGATTACGTCTTCAACGAGGAGGATGCGCACCTGCCCGACATGGGCGGCGTCGCCACCTCGCTGGACAAGCGCACGCGCCATCGCCGCGCCTTGGTCAAGCTGATGTTCGACCAGTTCGAGGCCGACCGGCTGGTCTTTTGCGTGGACCCATCGGCGCTGGACCTGATCGCGGATTTCGACAAGGACCGGGCCGAGACGCGGGTGCTGTTCGTGGACAGCCGCTTCGACGACGATTACATCCGCGGCCATATGGGCCGGGTCGGGCTGGTCAGCGCCGATGCCCCCCCCGAGATCGTCGAGGCGCTGCTGCCCGTGGTGCGCAGCGATCTGGAACATGAGGCCGACCGCCTGAAGGAGGCGGGGTTCCGCAACCTGAGCATCATCAGCGAACAGGCCCCGCCCGAACGCAACGCCCAAGCGCTGGCCGCATTCCTGGCCGTGCCCCCCGACACGGCGCAGGCCCTGGCCGAGACGCCGCATCTTTTCGCAGACTGA
- a CDS encoding ABC transporter ATP-binding protein yields MPDAIQISGLRKTYAAQGNAPEKHALKGIDLTIPAGSIFGLLGPNGAGKSTMINILAGLVNKTAGRVTIWGFDQDVNPRQSRAAIGVMPQELNMDPFFTPRASLEVQAGLYGVPKSERWTDELLELVGLTDQANAYARALSGGMKRRLLLAKALVHRPQILVLDEPTAGVDITLREMLWRNVRRLNDQGMTIILTTHYLEEAEQMCDEIAIINHGELIVRQPTRDLLARTDGKTLVLETGGDAPIPPLPQGARAETRPDGRVAITYAPSRLRADQILDVLRAGGVPILDVATEQPDLEDVFVELTRD; encoded by the coding sequence ATGCCCGACGCCATCCAGATCAGCGGTCTTCGCAAGACCTATGCCGCCCAAGGCAACGCGCCCGAAAAGCACGCCCTGAAGGGGATCGACCTGACCATCCCGGCGGGCAGCATCTTCGGCCTTCTGGGTCCCAACGGCGCGGGCAAGTCCACGATGATCAACATCCTGGCCGGGCTTGTGAACAAGACCGCGGGCCGGGTCACCATCTGGGGGTTCGACCAGGACGTGAACCCGCGCCAGTCGCGCGCCGCCATCGGGGTCATGCCGCAGGAGCTGAACATGGACCCGTTCTTCACCCCCCGCGCCAGCCTGGAGGTCCAGGCCGGCCTCTACGGCGTGCCGAAATCCGAACGCTGGACCGACGAGCTGCTGGAGCTGGTGGGCCTGACCGATCAGGCCAATGCCTATGCCCGCGCCCTGTCGGGGGGCATGAAGCGGCGGCTGCTGCTGGCCAAGGCGCTGGTCCACCGCCCCCAGATCCTGGTCCTGGACGAACCCACCGCCGGCGTCGACATCACCCTGCGCGAGATGCTGTGGAGGAACGTCCGCCGCCTGAACGACCAGGGCATGACCATCATCCTGACCACCCATTACCTCGAAGAGGCCGAGCAGATGTGCGACGAGATCGCCATCATCAACCATGGCGAACTGATCGTCCGCCAGCCCACGCGCGACCTGCTGGCCCGGACCGACGGCAAGACCCTGGTGCTGGAGACCGGCGGCGACGCCCCGATCCCGCCTCTGCCCCAAGGCGCGCGGGCCGAGACGCGGCCCGACGGGCGTGTGGCGATCACCTATGCGCCCTCGCGGCTGCGCGCCGACCAGATCCTCGACGTGCTGCGCGCGGGCGGGGTGCCGATCCTCGACGTCGCGACCGAACAGCCCGACCTCGAGGATGTCTTCGTCGAACTAACCCGCGACTAG
- a CDS encoding sulfotransferase family protein → MGFPGVWMTESESLVYRVVPKCACSTIGQIMFYSDHGRFFDGDIHDSTDGMHKWAQDHSHDPIERAVRARKGVTFTCVRNPYARILSSFFDKIAGIQRNGRRYRGNLVPQLMQRYGIDVGSPENGFDFDQIASFRRFLLFARDTVRFRKPMEPDIHWSAMSGHISTFIVNGGRYDRIFFTEAFNDGMQKVLDAADNPVEVDLAQVPRFNESEGHGPKRAHKVSDYFDDLSRHLIWEIYKDDFQLFRYDFDDPDNKMPLGEVDLDEVHAKLGR, encoded by the coding sequence ATGGGTTTCCCCGGCGTTTGGATGACGGAAAGTGAAAGTCTGGTCTATCGAGTCGTGCCGAAATGCGCCTGTTCGACGATCGGGCAGATCATGTTCTATTCGGACCACGGGCGCTTCTTCGACGGCGACATCCACGATTCCACCGACGGCATGCACAAATGGGCCCAGGATCACAGCCATGATCCGATCGAACGGGCGGTCCGTGCGCGCAAGGGGGTGACCTTCACCTGCGTGCGCAACCCCTATGCGCGCATCCTGTCATCCTTCTTCGACAAGATCGCGGGCATCCAGCGCAACGGCCGCCGCTATCGCGGCAACCTGGTCCCGCAGCTGATGCAGCGCTACGGCATCGACGTGGGCAGCCCGGAAAACGGTTTCGATTTCGACCAGATCGCCAGCTTCCGCCGGTTCCTGCTGTTCGCGCGCGACACCGTGCGCTTCCGCAAACCGATGGAGCCCGACATCCACTGGTCGGCCATGTCCGGCCATATCTCGACCTTCATCGTGAATGGCGGGCGCTACGACCGGATCTTCTTCACCGAGGCCTTCAACGACGGCATGCAGAAGGTCCTGGATGCCGCCGACAACCCGGTCGAGGTCGATCTGGCCCAAGTCCCGCGCTTCAACGAATCGGAAGGTCACGGGCCCAAGCGGGCCCATAAGGTCAGCGATTATTTCGACGACCTGTCGCGGCACCTGATCTGGGAAATCTACAAGGACGATTTCCAGCTGTTCCGCTATGACTTCGACGACCCCGACAACAAGATGCCCCTGGGCGAGGTCGACCTGGACGAGGTGCACGCCAAGCTGGGCCGCTGA
- the fabD gene encoding ACP S-malonyltransferase, protein MRAFVFPGQGAQTIGMGRELAGAYPAARDVFDEVDEALGESLSVLIWEGDADTLTLTQNAQPALMATSIAAFRALEAEGINIMDANFVAGHSLGEYSALCAAGSLSLADTARLLRLRGQAMQEAVPVGQGAMAAILGLDFETVDRICREIGGDEVVQAANDNDPAQVVISGHKGAVEAAAEAMKAAGAKRALMLPVSAPFHSVLMQPAAAVMADALAGVDIQPPAVPLIANVRAEAVIEPGAIRRLLVEQVTGTVRWRESIANMAEAGVTEFWEIGAGKALSGMIRRISKDATVRNVGAPADLAALKG, encoded by the coding sequence ATGCGGGCATTCGTGTTTCCGGGACAAGGTGCACAGACGATCGGCATGGGGCGCGAACTGGCCGGGGCCTATCCCGCCGCGCGGGACGTGTTCGACGAGGTCGACGAGGCGCTTGGCGAAAGCCTCTCGGTGCTGATCTGGGAGGGCGACGCCGACACCCTGACCCTGACCCAGAACGCGCAGCCCGCGCTGATGGCCACCTCGATCGCGGCCTTCCGCGCGCTGGAGGCCGAGGGCATCAACATCATGGACGCCAATTTCGTGGCGGGCCATTCGCTTGGCGAATATTCGGCGCTCTGTGCGGCGGGGTCGCTGAGCCTGGCGGACACGGCGCGGCTGCTGCGCCTGCGCGGCCAGGCCATGCAGGAGGCCGTGCCGGTGGGCCAGGGCGCGATGGCCGCCATCCTGGGCCTGGATTTCGAGACCGTGGACCGCATCTGCCGCGAGATCGGCGGGGACGAGGTCGTGCAGGCCGCCAATGACAACGATCCCGCGCAGGTGGTGATCTCGGGGCACAAGGGCGCGGTCGAGGCCGCGGCCGAGGCGATGAAGGCGGCGGGCGCCAAGCGCGCGCTGATGCTGCCCGTGTCGGCGCCCTTCCATTCGGTGTTGATGCAGCCCGCGGCCGCGGTGATGGCGGATGCCTTGGCGGGCGTGGACATCCAGCCCCCCGCCGTGCCGCTGATCGCCAATGTCCGCGCCGAGGCGGTGATTGAGCCGGGCGCCATCCGCCGCCTGCTGGTCGAGCAGGTGACCGGCACGGTGCGCTGGCGGGAATCCATCGCCAACATGGCCGAGGCCGGCGTCACCGAGTTCTGGGAGATCGGCGCGGGCAAGGCCCTGTCGGGCATGATCCGGCGCATCAGCAAGGACGCGACCGTGCGCAATGTGGGCGCCCCCGCCGATCTGGCGGCGCTGAAGGGCTGA
- a CDS encoding HIT domain-containing protein, protein MAYDDSNIFARILRGEIPNDTVAQNDHALAFRDINPKAPSHVLVIPRGAYVSFDDFAANASEAEIAGFMRLCAEVCAMEGLSLDRGEGFRAITNAGSHGVQEVPHFHLHILGGAVMGPMLGAR, encoded by the coding sequence ATGGCCTATGACGACAGCAACATCTTCGCCCGCATCCTGCGGGGCGAGATCCCCAATGACACCGTCGCCCAGAACGATCACGCGCTGGCCTTTCGCGACATCAACCCCAAGGCGCCCAGCCATGTGCTGGTGATCCCGCGCGGGGCCTATGTCAGCTTCGACGATTTCGCGGCCAATGCCTCGGAGGCCGAGATCGCGGGCTTCATGCGGCTCTGCGCCGAGGTCTGCGCGATGGAGGGGCTGTCGCTGGACCGGGGCGAGGGGTTCCGCGCCATCACCAATGCAGGCAGCCATGGCGTGCAGGAGGTGCCGCATTTCCACCTGCACATCCTGGGCGGCGCGGTGATGGGGCCGATGCTGGGCGCGCGCTAG